The Candidatus Neomarinimicrobiota bacterium genomic sequence TCAGAACTTGTGATTAAGGTGGCGACGACCGCAGATTTTCGCAATGGGATGGTTATAGACCATAAGGCAGGCTTGTGGAAGATTGTGGAGTTTCTTCACGTGAAGCCCGGGAAGGGGCCGGCCTTTGTCCGCACCAGGTTGAAGAATATCCGCACCGGCCAGGTAGTGGACGA encodes the following:
- a CDS encoding elongation factor P, with product MATTADFRNGMVIDHKAGLWKIVEFLHVKPGKGPAFVRTRLKNIRTGQVVD